The following proteins are co-located in the Acidobacteriota bacterium genome:
- a CDS encoding enoyl-CoA hydratase family protein: MKTSKVIDPKSFLYEERGPIATVTLNRPERLNSLTFEVYRELTDTLASLRSRDQIRVVVITGRGRGFCSGGDVEEIIGELFQRDISGLLEFTRMTCELIRNIRRLDKPVIASLNGTVAGAGAVIALACDMRIAADTAKIAFLFTKVGLAGADMGAAFLLPKLVGLGKATEMLYTGDFIGAQEAASLGLYNAVVAPGELEAETVRWAERLAAGPGFALGMTKAALNRELHMSLDMALEAESEAQAICMLNPDFREAYQAFTEKRAPVFNKK; this comes from the coding sequence GTGAAAACCTCGAAGGTCATCGATCCAAAAAGCTTTTTGTACGAGGAGCGAGGCCCGATCGCGACTGTGACCCTCAATCGGCCGGAACGGCTGAACTCGCTCACATTTGAAGTCTATCGCGAGCTTACGGACACGCTTGCCTCCCTCCGCTCGCGCGATCAGATAAGGGTTGTCGTCATCACCGGACGCGGGCGCGGGTTTTGCTCGGGCGGAGACGTCGAAGAGATCATTGGCGAGTTGTTCCAGCGCGACATAAGCGGGCTTCTCGAGTTCACACGGATGACCTGCGAGTTGATCAGGAACATTCGCCGCCTCGACAAGCCAGTAATTGCCTCGCTCAACGGAACAGTTGCCGGGGCTGGCGCGGTCATCGCGCTGGCCTGCGATATGCGCATCGCAGCCGACACCGCAAAGATAGCGTTTCTCTTTACGAAGGTCGGACTCGCGGGCGCGGACATGGGCGCGGCGTTCTTGCTGCCCAAGCTCGTGGGCCTGGGCAAGGCAACGGAAATGCTATACACCGGCGATTTCATCGGCGCGCAAGAAGCCGCCAGCCTCGGTCTATACAACGCCGTCGTTGCGCCAGGCGAACTCGAGGCGGAGACGGTGAGGTGGGCGGAAAGGCTTGCGGCCGGACCGGGGTTTGCGCTGGGAATGACCAAGGCCGCATTGAATCGCGAGCTTCATATGAGCCTCGATATGGCTCTGGAAGCCGAGTCCGAGGCTCAAGCCATTTGCATGCTCAACCCTGATTTCCGCGAAGCCTATCAGGCGTTCACTGAAAAGCGGGCGCCGGTGTTTAACAAAAAATGA
- a CDS encoding efflux RND transporter periplasmic adaptor subunit produces the protein MTDEKDYSISEPADGERNIRNARISARNRNLLIIIGTAVLAGVIALFMWPRHESADKNRKDASTESKQADAHEEDADSEVELSPAAFAAAGIEIVEVSERTAVALLRVTGAVEANQQQTQQVTPLVSGRVERVNVVPGDQVRAGAALAVVSSPEVAEMHGKLHEAETRLALTEQNYARVQRAENRVTVIQAKARLDEAEATLRRTKRLIELGLLKSQEKTPAVALSSSLM, from the coding sequence ATGACAGACGAAAAGGATTACTCCATAAGCGAACCCGCTGACGGTGAGCGCAACATTCGCAACGCGCGCATCTCCGCTCGCAATCGCAACCTGCTCATCATCATAGGGACGGCTGTTTTGGCAGGGGTCATAGCCCTGTTCATGTGGCCCAGGCACGAAAGCGCGGATAAGAATCGCAAAGATGCTTCGACGGAGAGTAAGCAGGCCGATGCGCATGAGGAAGACGCAGACAGTGAAGTTGAGTTGTCACCAGCAGCCTTTGCCGCCGCAGGCATTGAAATAGTTGAAGTGAGTGAGCGGACAGCCGTCGCCCTGCTGCGCGTGACCGGCGCAGTCGAAGCCAACCAGCAACAAACGCAGCAAGTGACGCCCCTTGTGTCAGGCCGGGTCGAGCGCGTGAATGTCGTCCCCGGCGACCAGGTGCGAGCCGGCGCGGCACTGGCCGTCGTTTCAAGTCCTGAAGTGGCCGAGATGCATGGCAAGCTCCACGAAGCAGAGACCCGCCTTGCATTGACCGAGCAAAACTATGCTCGCGTACAACGCGCGGAAAACCGCGTCACCGTGATACAGGCGAAGGCTCGGCTAGACGAAGCCGAGGCGACTCTGCGCCGAACGAAGCGGCTTATCGAGTTAGGCCTGCTCAAATCTCAAGAGAAGACACCCGCCGTCGCATTGTCGTCGAGCTTAATGTAA
- a CDS encoding RidA family protein: MTIINPEVLGHPSGYSNGMLFEGGSLLFIAGQVGWDAANRIVSDDFAEQFAQALSNVLVVVREAGGGPQNIARMLIFVTNKDEYTSGLRAVGIAYRQLMGKNYPAMTLVEVNSLVEHLAKVEIEAIAVIPTADSSSGDPR; encoded by the coding sequence ATGACAATAATCAATCCGGAAGTGCTCGGCCACCCTAGCGGCTACAGCAACGGCATGTTGTTCGAAGGCGGCTCGCTGTTGTTTATCGCCGGGCAGGTTGGTTGGGACGCCGCGAACAGAATCGTGAGCGACGATTTTGCCGAACAGTTCGCGCAGGCGCTCTCGAATGTTCTTGTCGTGGTTCGCGAGGCCGGCGGCGGACCTCAAAACATCGCGCGAATGTTGATCTTTGTCACCAACAAGGATGAATACACGTCGGGGCTCCGGGCTGTGGGCATTGCTTACCGCCAACTCATGGGCAAGAACTATCCCGCGATGACCCTGGTCGAGGTTAACAGCCTGGTCGAACACCTTGCCAAGGTCGAAATTGAAGCAATCGCGGTCATCCCAACGGCCGACAGTTCGAGCGGGGACCCGCGGTGA
- a CDS encoding efflux RND transporter periplasmic adaptor subunit gives MKHDNVTVTDDTAHRGLERDPATEAPRVSDETGRGGAVVDRTTEGRALDPPSRRVLLIGAGVLLLFLVIGYMLWPKPKAKTVVVETPPTLQGKHAGEEGEHGDEHSQEGAIEISDETAELAGIKTEEVTQGEIEDTIATTGKVLVAPNSQAIIGAKVDGRAVRISAEPGQRVGAGQALVLVDSPQIADLRGQLIEARAKLNLAEQKRTRTAMSENRAAVIQSKNRLDLAEATLQRKKRLAELGAAAGREVAEAEMEYKNAKAEYEFQSSIQITREQQEAASEVEQMRAVVARLTQSLSALGASPTGQGGMISIASPIAGTVVDRHVTVGQAVTLGTELMTVMNLASVIIEAQLPESYAGRVQAGQRLIARIPGAPDGIFEGKVQSVGSTVDPAKRSVAVRARVTNTGTHLMHEMAVEVRIVTGGRKEALLVPASALVDEEGIKVVYVKEGERYERRPVKVGTINYQFAEILSGVEAGEQIVTAGAYQIKNMAKGGGEEGGHHDDH, from the coding sequence ATGAAACATGATAATGTGACTGTGACGGACGACACTGCGCATAGAGGTTTAGAACGCGATCCGGCTACGGAGGCGCCGCGAGTCAGCGATGAAACTGGCCGAGGCGGAGCCGTTGTTGACAGAACCACAGAAGGACGCGCGCTAGATCCTCCATCCCGCCGCGTGCTTTTGATCGGCGCGGGTGTCCTGCTTTTGTTCCTTGTGATTGGTTACATGCTATGGCCAAAGCCGAAGGCGAAAACCGTTGTTGTCGAGACGCCTCCTACCCTTCAGGGCAAGCACGCCGGGGAGGAGGGAGAGCATGGTGACGAGCACAGCCAGGAAGGAGCAATTGAGATCAGCGACGAGACGGCCGAGTTGGCCGGGATAAAGACTGAGGAGGTTACGCAGGGTGAGATAGAAGACACGATCGCGACAACCGGCAAGGTGCTCGTCGCGCCAAACAGCCAGGCGATCATCGGCGCGAAAGTGGACGGACGCGCAGTGCGCATTTCAGCCGAACCGGGGCAGCGCGTGGGCGCCGGGCAGGCGCTTGTGCTCGTCGATAGCCCCCAGATCGCCGATCTGCGCGGTCAGTTGATCGAGGCGCGCGCGAAACTCAACCTCGCCGAGCAGAAGCGGACAAGAACGGCGATGAGCGAGAACCGAGCGGCAGTTATTCAATCGAAGAACCGACTCGATCTGGCCGAGGCTACACTTCAACGAAAAAAACGGCTGGCTGAGCTTGGCGCTGCCGCCGGGCGGGAGGTGGCCGAGGCCGAAATGGAATACAAGAACGCGAAGGCCGAGTACGAGTTCCAGTCGAGCATTCAAATCACGCGCGAACAGCAAGAGGCCGCAAGTGAGGTAGAACAGATGCGCGCCGTTGTCGCGCGGCTCACCCAGTCGTTGTCAGCGCTAGGCGCAAGCCCCACTGGCCAGGGTGGAATGATCAGCATTGCCTCCCCAATTGCAGGCACGGTCGTGGACCGGCATGTCACGGTAGGGCAAGCAGTAACACTGGGCACCGAGCTGATGACCGTGATGAACCTGGCGAGCGTAATCATCGAAGCGCAGCTACCGGAGTCGTATGCCGGCCGCGTGCAAGCTGGACAACGCCTCATAGCGCGCATCCCCGGCGCGCCCGACGGAATCTTCGAAGGAAAAGTTCAGTCGGTGGGCAGCACTGTCGATCCAGCAAAACGCTCTGTTGCCGTTCGCGCTCGCGTCACCAACACGGGCACACACCTCATGCACGAAATGGCGGTCGAGGTGCGTATCGTGACCGGAGGGCGCAAGGAGGCGCTGCTGGTGCCGGCTTCGGCGCTCGTTGATGAAGAAGGCATCAAGGTCGTTTACGTGAAGGAAGGCGAACGCTACGAGCGCCGGCCAGTGAAAGTGGGGACGATCAACTACCAATTCGCCGAAATTCTGAGCGGAGTTGAGGCTGGAGAGCAAATAGTGACAGCCGGCGCTTATCAGATCAAGAACATGGCGAAAGGCGGCGGCGAAGAAGGGGGACACCATGACGATCACTAA
- a CDS encoding aminotransferase class V-fold PLP-dependent enzyme, with the protein MDELLEWRKEFPILDNTVYMISHSLGAMPRRTRDRLQEYADMWATRGIRSWDEGWWMMATTVGDMIGKIIGAGEGEVVMHPNVSICQSIITSCFAFGSKRNKIVTESLNFPSNLYIYQALEREGAELVTVPSDDGITVPIERMLNAIDEQTLLVSVSHVIFRSSFIQDLKAITERAREVGAFVVADIYQSAGTVPVDVREIGLDFATGGSVKWLCGGPGAGYLYVKRDLWSKLEPRLTGWLAHEDPFAFETGPNQYADNIYRFLNGTPCIPAMYAAMSGYEIVNEIGVERIREKSIRQTTRLIEIAEEARFKINCPKNPAERGGTVVIDVPHGQQVTTELLRRDFLVDYRPGAGIRVAPHFYSKDEELELTIREIQKILETKAYEQHNAALAH; encoded by the coding sequence ATGGACGAGTTACTAGAGTGGCGAAAAGAGTTTCCAATTCTCGACAACACCGTTTACATGATCTCGCACTCGCTGGGCGCGATGCCCAGGCGCACGCGCGATCGTCTGCAGGAGTACGCGGACATGTGGGCGACGCGCGGAATTCGCTCTTGGGATGAAGGATGGTGGATGATGGCTACGACGGTCGGCGATATGATCGGCAAGATAATTGGCGCCGGCGAAGGCGAAGTAGTGATGCACCCGAACGTTTCAATCTGCCAGTCGATCATCACCTCGTGCTTTGCTTTCGGCAGCAAGCGAAACAAGATCGTCACCGAGAGCTTGAACTTTCCATCGAATTTGTACATCTATCAGGCGCTTGAACGCGAAGGCGCGGAGTTGGTGACCGTGCCTTCCGACGACGGGATAACCGTGCCGATCGAGAGGATGCTCAACGCGATCGATGAGCAGACGCTGCTCGTCAGCGTCTCACACGTCATCTTCCGAAGCTCGTTCATTCAAGACCTTAAAGCCATCACCGAACGCGCTCGCGAAGTCGGGGCGTTTGTTGTAGCCGATATCTATCAATCAGCCGGGACGGTGCCGGTCGATGTGCGCGAGATCGGGTTGGATTTCGCGACTGGCGGTTCAGTGAAATGGCTCTGCGGCGGGCCGGGCGCGGGCTACCTGTACGTCAAGCGCGATCTGTGGTCAAAGCTCGAGCCGCGATTGACGGGATGGCTCGCGCACGAAGACCCGTTCGCGTTTGAGACCGGGCCGAACCAGTACGCCGACAACATCTATCGCTTCCTGAACGGCACGCCTTGCATACCAGCGATGTACGCGGCGATGTCCGGCTACGAGATAGTGAACGAGATCGGAGTTGAGAGGATTCGAGAGAAGTCGATCAGACAAACAACCCGCTTGATCGAGATCGCCGAAGAGGCGCGCTTCAAGATCAACTGCCCGAAGAATCCAGCCGAGCGCGGCGGCACGGTGGTGATCGACGTGCCACACGGACAGCAAGTGACGACCGAGCTTCTGCGCCGCGACTTCCTCGTCGACTATCGTCCGGGCGCAGGCATTCGAGTAGCGCCGCACTTCTACTCGAAGGATGAAGAGCTTGAGCTCACGATTCGCGAAATCCAAAAGATTCTCGAGACGAAAGCCTACGAACAGCACAATGCCGCTCTCGCGCATTGA
- a CDS encoding efflux RND transporter permease subunit — translation MTITKTERGGLLNRIIEFSLRNRLLIAFAIILASILGFIGYRAMETDLFPDLSSPVIITIVENPGLAAQEGETLIARPLESAFRSLPNVVRVRSESEIGVVSVRTEFRFGTDYYLARQLLAERLATAARNFPAGTAPPVLSSAASRLGEVLQVYVAKETKEGEEVDKKELKETADYLIRYKLQTVPGIIRITSHGGERRQYEVVLDPDRMRTYNISLNEVVDALGESNENFSGGFITGTATEMDVRGLGRINSLEDVGLVVIKVRDGFPVLVRDIADVRDGAAVRRGIARVNEREAVLMTIAKQFGTDTLSVTDRAKKALEELKPFMPDGVSMVTVFDQSELINVATKTLEEALLIGGVAVVLIIFLFLGNIRSTLIAAITIPVAVVISFIFLRAWGVTLNIMSLGGLAVGLGIMVDAAIVDTENIFRHLKANPDNSLMATLRGASEVRRPAAYSTAIIIVVFLPLLFLSGLEGKILAPFAATVVVLMAVGLILSLTLTPALCYTLLRKVASKLKDESWLARQCERVYEPVLRSSLRRPVRAVGAAAAIFILSLVLLPFLGTELLPKMDEGALLLQMNTPLGTSLGETDRIASQVTKVLEGGPDIAAIVQPTGRAERSEDPMPVTVAEHIIQLVPRAERKHTIPEIEEWVRERLKKVPGVAASITTPLNMRIDESISGTSAALAVKVFGSDLDTLAQKGAQVKEIVEKVPGVVDVRAEQLEGVPQVVIAVDRERASRFGLNPGQLGDSIEALLGGREVTTVIKDQLKEYPVVVRLREESRDAPEKLAGLMIDTPTGQKVPLGDIASVRVLRGPASIKREDQVRRIQVTMNVEGRDIGSVVADIEKGLAGLKLPPGYFISYGGGYERQQEVAGELTRAFVISLLLVFLLLYVAFRSVWQALLILATIPLALAGGFIALWVTGTTLNVSSIIGLLAHFGLSVQKGLILVEYINQLRAEGHGLREALYIGAHTRMRPVLMTAAAAGLGVLPIAIGWGAGAELQQPMAIALIGGLITSTILTLVALPALYGMSEGLHEKVVLSWSQWRSRRAEVQSAAPASVGD, via the coding sequence ATGACGATCACTAAAACGGAGCGCGGCGGGCTGCTTAATCGCATCATAGAGTTCTCTCTGCGCAACCGGCTCCTGATAGCCTTCGCAATCATCCTCGCCTCGATTCTGGGATTCATTGGTTACCGGGCGATGGAGACAGACTTATTCCCTGATCTTTCCTCGCCGGTCATCATAACGATTGTCGAGAATCCAGGGCTGGCCGCACAGGAAGGCGAAACGCTGATCGCCCGCCCATTGGAATCTGCATTTCGGAGTCTGCCCAATGTCGTGCGCGTGCGGTCTGAGTCCGAGATCGGGGTCGTATCCGTACGCACGGAATTTCGGTTCGGCACCGATTACTACTTGGCGCGCCAACTGCTTGCTGAACGGCTCGCCACGGCAGCTCGCAACTTTCCTGCAGGCACAGCGCCGCCTGTGCTCTCATCAGCCGCCTCAAGGCTGGGCGAGGTGCTGCAGGTCTATGTGGCAAAAGAAACCAAAGAAGGCGAAGAGGTAGACAAGAAGGAACTCAAGGAGACCGCCGACTATCTCATTCGTTACAAACTTCAGACTGTGCCTGGCATTATCCGCATCACCTCGCATGGAGGTGAGCGCCGTCAGTACGAAGTGGTCCTCGACCCTGATCGGATGCGAACCTACAACATTTCGCTGAACGAGGTAGTTGACGCGCTCGGAGAGTCGAACGAGAACTTCTCAGGCGGCTTCATCACCGGCACCGCGACCGAGATGGACGTGCGTGGGCTGGGGCGAATCAACTCACTCGAGGATGTCGGGCTGGTAGTGATCAAAGTGCGGGATGGCTTCCCTGTCCTTGTGCGTGATATCGCTGATGTCCGCGATGGCGCGGCGGTGCGACGCGGCATAGCGCGTGTCAACGAAAGGGAAGCAGTCCTGATGACCATCGCCAAGCAGTTCGGCACAGATACGTTATCCGTTACTGATCGGGCTAAGAAGGCCCTTGAAGAATTGAAGCCCTTCATGCCGGATGGCGTCTCGATGGTGACGGTCTTTGATCAATCTGAGCTAATCAACGTCGCAACAAAGACGCTGGAAGAAGCCCTCCTGATCGGCGGTGTGGCGGTCGTGCTGATCATCTTTCTATTCCTCGGTAATATTCGCTCGACGCTGATAGCAGCTATTACGATCCCTGTAGCTGTAGTGATCAGTTTTATCTTCCTTCGCGCGTGGGGCGTGACGCTCAACATCATGTCGCTGGGCGGACTGGCCGTCGGACTCGGCATCATGGTGGACGCGGCCATTGTCGACACCGAAAACATTTTCCGGCATCTGAAAGCGAACCCCGATAACTCGCTGATGGCAACGCTGCGCGGGGCGAGCGAGGTACGCCGGCCGGCCGCCTATTCGACGGCGATCATCATAGTGGTGTTTCTGCCGCTCCTATTCCTTTCGGGATTAGAAGGCAAGATCCTCGCCCCGTTCGCGGCCACAGTTGTCGTGCTGATGGCCGTCGGCCTCATTCTGTCGCTCACGCTGACCCCCGCGCTATGTTACACGCTCCTCCGCAAAGTCGCTTCAAAGCTTAAAGATGAGAGCTGGCTAGCAAGACAGTGTGAGCGCGTTTATGAGCCTGTGCTGCGATCATCATTAAGGCGTCCTGTTCGCGCGGTGGGCGCGGCGGCAGCCATCTTCATTTTATCGCTTGTACTCTTGCCATTCCTCGGCACGGAGTTGTTGCCAAAGATGGACGAAGGCGCGTTGCTCTTGCAGATGAACACACCGCTCGGAACAAGCCTTGGCGAAACCGATCGCATCGCTTCGCAAGTGACCAAGGTGCTCGAAGGCGGGCCGGACATCGCAGCCATAGTTCAGCCGACAGGTCGAGCCGAAAGGTCTGAAGACCCGATGCCCGTCACCGTAGCCGAGCACATCATCCAGCTCGTGCCGCGCGCCGAGCGTAAACACACTATCCCGGAGATAGAAGAATGGGTGCGCGAGCGGTTGAAGAAGGTGCCCGGTGTGGCGGCTTCTATCACCACCCCGCTGAATATGCGGATTGACGAATCCATCTCCGGAACCTCGGCCGCCCTCGCCGTTAAAGTCTTCGGCAGCGATCTCGATACGCTCGCTCAGAAGGGCGCGCAGGTCAAAGAGATTGTCGAGAAAGTGCCGGGCGTCGTTGATGTGCGCGCGGAACAACTCGAAGGCGTCCCTCAAGTGGTCATTGCCGTTGACCGCGAACGAGCGTCCCGCTTCGGCCTCAATCCCGGCCAGCTTGGCGATTCGATTGAGGCGCTGTTGGGTGGCCGTGAGGTCACCACTGTGATCAAGGATCAACTGAAAGAATACCCGGTCGTGGTGCGGCTGCGGGAAGAGAGTCGCGACGCGCCTGAAAAACTCGCCGGCCTCATGATCGATACGCCGACGGGCCAGAAAGTGCCTCTCGGCGACATTGCGAGCGTGCGCGTCTTGCGCGGGCCAGCCAGCATCAAGCGAGAGGACCAAGTCCGGCGCATCCAGGTGACGATGAACGTAGAGGGACGTGACATAGGCTCGGTGGTTGCCGATATCGAGAAGGGACTGGCGGGGTTAAAACTGCCGCCCGGATACTTCATAAGTTATGGCGGCGGCTACGAGCGGCAGCAAGAAGTGGCGGGAGAGCTGACACGCGCGTTTGTCATTTCGTTGCTTCTGGTTTTTCTCCTGCTGTATGTGGCCTTCCGTTCGGTGTGGCAAGCGTTGCTTATACTCGCTACGATCCCACTGGCGCTGGCCGGCGGGTTCATCGCCTTGTGGGTCACCGGCACTACGCTCAACGTCTCATCAATAATCGGCTTGCTCGCTCATTTCGGTCTGTCCGTGCAGAAGGGGTTGATTCTCGTTGAATATATCAACCAGCTACGCGCCGAAGGGCACGGTCTCCGTGAGGCGTTGTATATCGGCGCTCACACCAGGATGCGCCCGGTGTTAATGACCGCGGCTGCGGCTGGGCTCGGCGTGCTTCCGATCGCAATCGGCTGGGGCGCCGGCGCGGAGCTTCAGCAGCCGATGGCGATTGCGCTGATCGGCGGGCTGATCACCTCGACTATCTTAACGCTCGTTGCACTGCCGGCGCTTTATGGGATGAGCGAGGGCCTGCACGAGAAAGTCGTCCTATCGTGGTCGCAATGGCGCAGCCGGCGTGCCGAGGTTCAGTCAGCCGCACCCGCCTCAGTGGGAGATTAG
- a CDS encoding TolC family protein, whose product MALVSTHIAYGQNPSIETGVVSLGTERSRLFDRGSTARAADTLSTVSATLSRYIDPVQGASSNDLVRRALTSNAELAAVRLDIERGRARLRQAGLRPNPTVDFEQTTGRFTNSPGERETSVGFALPIELGGKRQRRIDLARVELEAAEAEIADKERRLANEVRVSYAESLAALRELQITEELSNVDVQTARIVEARVTEGDAAPLEHNLLRVEIDRLRARRALVEGRLQAALLKLKSITGTPLSEPLRLREELTAPAFAEPPDSIEASVDIALRTRPDLKLARLSEEAARAGLRLARAQATPDVTAFSKYTTNRSSFDNTPIGTLRDQDKLLSFGVSITIPVFNRNQGAKAEAELAISQAQRRREFAEQVVRAEVQSAYRRYEAARSAIATYEQGVLERSRQNITAVRGAYQVGAFRVTELLSEQRRFVDSQREFTETLAEYYRALADLQSAIGTKP is encoded by the coding sequence ATGGCTCTTGTCTCAACACATATTGCTTACGGGCAGAACCCTTCTATCGAGACCGGAGTCGTCTCTCTTGGTACGGAGCGATCACGATTATTTGATCGGGGATCAACTGCGCGCGCCGCTGACACGTTGAGCACCGTAAGCGCCACGCTCTCCCGCTACATAGATCCAGTGCAAGGCGCTTCGTCCAACGACCTGGTTCGCCGTGCCCTTACCTCGAATGCTGAACTAGCAGCCGTAAGACTTGACATAGAGCGCGGGCGGGCTCGGTTGCGTCAAGCGGGTCTTCGGCCAAATCCAACGGTTGACTTCGAGCAGACAACCGGACGCTTTACGAACTCGCCTGGCGAACGGGAGACGAGCGTCGGATTTGCGCTACCGATTGAACTCGGGGGGAAGCGACAGCGGCGTATTGATCTTGCGCGGGTTGAGCTAGAAGCGGCTGAAGCCGAAATCGCCGATAAAGAGCGACGGCTTGCAAACGAAGTGCGCGTGTCTTACGCCGAAAGCCTGGCTGCGCTCCGAGAGCTGCAAATCACAGAGGAACTAAGCAACGTTGATGTTCAAACTGCTCGCATAGTCGAGGCTCGCGTAACGGAGGGTGACGCAGCCCCGCTTGAGCATAATCTTCTGCGGGTTGAAATTGATCGCCTGCGGGCGCGGCGCGCGCTCGTCGAGGGCCGCCTGCAAGCGGCGTTGCTCAAGCTCAAGAGCATCACCGGCACGCCCCTGAGCGAGCCGTTGCGACTGCGAGAAGAATTGACGGCTCCTGCCTTTGCCGAGCCCCCGGACTCGATAGAGGCGTCCGTTGACATCGCACTCCGCACTCGTCCTGACCTCAAACTCGCGCGGTTGAGTGAGGAGGCGGCGCGGGCAGGACTTCGCCTTGCGCGCGCACAGGCGACACCGGACGTTACCGCCTTCAGCAAGTACACAACCAACCGGTCGAGCTTCGACAACACGCCCATTGGCACACTCCGCGACCAGGACAAACTGCTTTCGTTCGGCGTCTCGATCACCATCCCTGTCTTCAATCGGAACCAGGGTGCGAAGGCGGAAGCCGAACTTGCAATCTCACAGGCGCAGCGCCGCCGCGAGTTTGCCGAGCAGGTGGTGCGCGCCGAAGTCCAAAGCGCATACAGGCGATATGAAGCCGCGCGCTCTGCAATTGCCACTTATGAGCAGGGCGTGCTTGAGCGTTCGAGGCAGAACATTACAGCGGTTCGCGGTGCTTATCAGGTAGGGGCATTCCGTGTGACCGAACTGTTATCTGAGCAACGCCGCTTCGTAGACTCGCAGCGCGAGTTTACTGAGACGCTGGCCGAATACTACCGCGCCCTGGCTGACCTTCAATCGGCAATAGGTACGAAGCCATAG
- a CDS encoding tryptophan 2,3-dioxygenase family protein: protein MSFGLPPSTDEPRLTYGGYLKVRDLISLQEQLSDPPQHDEMLFIIIHQVYELWFKELLHELDTIIERLNGDQPLAAHRLVRRCIEIERVLVDQIAVLETMMPMDFLAFRDQLMPASGFQSFQFREIECVSGLKDARFLKNYDPGSEEHARLQARLSQPSVADAFYAMLRRHGFNLPEVATDGEEAQLAARQERISELKRVYQDAEKHYALFLLTESLIEYDEMFSMWRLRHIKMVERMIGTKTGTGGSEGAAYLKKTVDRTFFPELWELRSYLSTKSSGE, encoded by the coding sequence ATGTCATTCGGTTTACCGCCTAGTACGGACGAGCCGCGACTCACATACGGCGGCTACCTCAAGGTGCGCGATCTGATCTCGCTTCAGGAGCAGCTCTCCGATCCGCCGCAGCACGACGAAATGCTGTTCATCATCATCCATCAGGTCTACGAACTGTGGTTCAAGGAACTGCTGCACGAACTGGACACCATCATCGAAAGGCTCAACGGCGATCAACCGCTTGCCGCGCATCGCCTGGTGCGGCGCTGCATCGAGATCGAGCGCGTGCTGGTTGACCAGATCGCCGTGCTCGAGACCATGATGCCGATGGACTTCCTTGCCTTCCGCGATCAGTTGATGCCTGCCAGCGGCTTTCAGTCGTTTCAATTTCGCGAGATCGAGTGTGTCTCGGGTTTGAAGGACGCCCGATTCCTGAAGAACTACGATCCGGGTTCGGAGGAGCACGCGAGACTGCAAGCGCGGCTCTCACAACCCTCGGTTGCGGATGCGTTCTACGCGATGCTTCGACGGCACGGGTTCAACCTGCCGGAGGTAGCGACCGACGGCGAGGAAGCGCAACTGGCTGCGCGGCAGGAGCGCATCAGCGAGCTTAAGCGGGTTTATCAGGATGCGGAGAAGCACTATGCGTTATTCCTGTTGACCGAGAGCTTGATCGAATACGACGAAATGTTTTCGATGTGGCGGCTGCGTCATATCAAGATGGTCGAGCGGATGATAGGCACCAAGACAGGCACCGGGGGAAGTGAAGGCGCGGCTTACCTGAAGAAGACTGTGGACCGAACCTTCTTCCCGGAGTTGTGGGAGCTGAGGAGTTATCTCAGCACCAAGAGCAGCGGCGAATGA